A region of Dioscorea cayenensis subsp. rotundata cultivar TDr96_F1 chromosome 5, TDr96_F1_v2_PseudoChromosome.rev07_lg8_w22 25.fasta, whole genome shotgun sequence DNA encodes the following proteins:
- the LOC120261875 gene encoding uncharacterized protein LOC120261875, translating to MAPEQDPVAVEEVKNAEVAVKSEPEEENVDLKAEIAEDGEIDVVGFGDGADVYTVQGDDPDATEHSSSFGETFSGCGDGGNSSSSDAEVESRVEQHSLSNGVLRICRKKKITDHWRNFVRPLMWRCQWLELRMNELHSQALKYDNELAKYMQEKQLHSTMVGLEGSASRMVPLSCGSRKNQVMKRRKRKRNEETVDTASYMSQHNIFSYYENKRSEIDRHSIDDDCGDPVDERNRSTDVFEALNEWLMFGGRDASLEQILLNIDVVQSRIVKLRSRLDSLMKANNRELAVSQGFPGSGETRHSHALSPSCSPRNNGDIKLHGALNTPPHHVSEHEIGDATLPGSTVSSYGDAAEPDIVESTLDLLSAAPSSQHQFGNSSKENAEEVLITNQTADEELQNFDKVKQNHEVVKEEAESSSSDESTAPELSVSGPGSEKEKPNTTQQSVLKPCYSGKKRGRKPKRKRRGGFVGNWKSERLKKRKMA from the exons ATGGCGCCGGAGCAAGATCCGGTTGCTGTTGAGGAGGTGAAAAACGCGGAAGTGGCCGTGAAATCGGAGCCGGAGGAGGAGAATGTTGATTTGAAGGCTGAGATCGCGGAGGATGGAGAGATTGATGTGGTTGGGTTTGGGGATGGGGCGGATGTTTATACTGTTCAGGGCGATGATCCGGATGCTACTGAGCATTCGAGCTCCTTTGGGGAGACGTTCTCCGGGTGCGGAGATGGGGGGAATTCGAGCTCGAGTGATGCGGAAGTTGAATCGCGGGTTGAGCAGCATTCTCTCTCCAATGGAGTCCTCAGGATTTgcag GAAAAAGAAGATAACTGACCATTGGAGGAACTTTGTTCGCCCTCTGATGTGGAGGTGCCAGTGGCTAGAGTTGCGGATGAATGAACTACACTCCCAAGCTCTAAAGTACGACAATGAATTAGCAAAATATATGCAGGAGAAGCAGTTGCATTCAACAATGGTAGGCTTAGAGGGATCTGCTTCTAGGATGGTTCCTTTGTCTTGTGGGAGCCGTAAAAATCAGGTAATGAAgaggagaaaaaggaaaagaaatgaagaaacagTTGATACAGCATCATATATGTCACAACACAATATATTCTCCTATTATG AAAACAAGCGATCCGAAATAGATCGTCACTCAATTGATGATGATTGTGGCGATCCAG TGGATGAAAGAAACAGAAGCACTGATGTTTTTGAAGCTTTGAATGAATGGCTAATGTTTGGTGGTCGTGATGCCTCTTTGGAGCAAATCCTGTTGAACATTGATGTTGTTCAGTCACGGATTGTAAAGTTGAGAAGTCGTCTTGATTCTCTTATGAAGGCAAACAATCGAGAGCTAGCTGTGAGCCAAGGTTTTCCTGGTTCAGGAGAAACACGTCATAGCCATGCTTTGAGTCCTAGCTGCTCTCCACGCAATAATGGAGATATAAAATTGCATGGAGCTCTAAATACTCCACCTCATCATGTATCTGAACATGAAATTGGGGATGCAACCTTGCCAGGGAGTACAGTATCAAGCTATGGAGATGCTGCTGAGCCCGATATAGTTGAGAGCACATTGGACCTGTTGTCTGCTGCCCCTTCAAGTCAGCATCAATTTGGAAACTCAAGCAAGGAA AATGCTGAGGAAGTCTTGATCACTAACCAGACTGCTGACGAAGAACTTCAGAACTTTGATAAGGTCAAGCAAAACCACGAAGTGGTGAAGGAAGAGGCTGAATCAAGCTCATCCGATGAAAGCACAGCCCCTGAGCTTTCAGTGTCAGGACCAGGCTCCGAGAAGGAAAAGCCTAACACGACGCAACAATCAGTTCTAAAACCTTGCTATTCAGGGAAAAAGAGGGGCCGAAAACCAAAGAGGAAGCGAAGAGGTGGTTTTGTCGGTAACTGGAAGAGCGAAAGGCTGAAAAAACGAAAAATGGCATAG
- the LOC120262190 gene encoding chaperone protein dnaJ 6-like produces MGRKMKSRVSEEEAANPEVEDDQPHRETLAQEKSLYEILGVERTASQQEIKKAYYKLALRLHPDKNPGDEEAKEKFQLLQKVISVLGDEEKRALYDQTGCVDDEGLVGEAAHNLQEFFRSVYKRVTEADVEEFHANYRGSDSERKDLKDLYAKFKGNMERLFCSMLCSDPKLDSHRFKDIIDEAIAEGELQSTKTYKKWSKQVSATKPPTNPLARRGKPKKQPENDLMALIAQRRDQRKEQFNSVLSSIISKCNDNLTVEPSEEEFQRARQRLESDKQTKKRKR; encoded by the exons ATGGGGAGAAAAATGAAATCTAGGGTTTCGGAGGAAGAGGCGGCCAACCCAGAAGTCGAGGATGACCAGCCGCATCGTGAAACCCTAGCCCAGGAGAAGAGCTTATACGAG ATCCTTGGTGTGGAGAGGACAGCATCTCAACAGGAAATAAAGAAGGCTTACTACAAATTGGCTTTGCGTCTACATCCTGATAAAAACCCTGGTGATGAG GAGGCCAAAGAAAAGTTTCAGTTATTGCAGAAGGTGATATCTGTTCTCGGTGATGAGGAGAAGAGGGCACTGTATGATCAGACTGGTTGTGTTGATGATGAG GGCTTGGTAGGGGAAGCTGCTCACAATTTACAGGAGTTCTTTAGATCAGTTTATAAGAGG GTTACGGAAGCTGATGTTGAAGAATTTCATGCTAACTACCGCGGATCCGATTCAGAGAGGAAGGATCTTAAGGATCTTTATGCCAAATTCAAAGGCAATATGGAGAG GCTCTTCTGTTCAATGCTTTGTTCTGATCCAAAATTGGACTCACACCGCTTCAAGGATATAATTGACGAAGCAATTGCTGAAG GTGAACTTCAGTCAACCAAAACATACAAGAAATGGTCCAAGCAAGTGTCAGCAACAAAGCCACCCACCAATCCTCTTGCTCGGAGGGGGAA ACCAAAGAAGCAACCTGAAAACGATCTGATGGCACTCATAGCTCAACGTAGAGACCAGAGGAAAGAACAATTCAACTCAGTACTTTCATCCATTATATCTAAATGCAATGACAACCTGACCGTGGAACCTTCAGAAGAAGAGTTTCAGAGAGCACGGCAAAGGCTCGAGAGTGACAAGCAGACCAAAAAACGGAAACGCTAG
- the LOC120262188 gene encoding F-box/kelch-repeat protein At2g44130-like yields MNGWDEERALIPGLPDDIALDCIARVPHRFHPVICAVSRRWRDLVTASAFRLHRHRIGVAEDLILLIQAQPGGLSGAGRSKDEFRPPPCRLVAYNASMGEWRRAVGAVPVFARVTVVKGRVVVIGGWDPETLKPVGEVRVVDPVTGGWRPGKAMREARSFFGCGVAGGRVYVAGGHDSQKNALKTAEAYDVEDDEWVELPEMGEERDECQGLGVGGRFWAVSGYGTEGQGRFDPAAECYDPATGRWTKIEGVCEEIGGGDGPGSGIYAAAGERVRYVDGRGVREYGRGWREVGKGPEGMRAVAVAVEIGEETVFVTGVAEGGGMVGWVLEDGKWMRVSNPIGFSGSVYSAAVIRV; encoded by the coding sequence ATGAACGGCTGGGATGAGGAACGAGCGCTGATCCCAGGGTTACCGGACGATATCGCACTCGATTGCATCGCACGAGTGCCGCACCGATTCCACCCGGTGATCTGCGCGGTGAGCCGACGCTGGCGGGATCTGGTCACCGCCTCCGCCTTCAGGCTTCACCGACACCGCATCGGAGTGGCGGAGGATCTGATTCTTCTAATCCAGGCACAACCGGGTGGTCTCTCCGGCGCCGGCAGGAGCAAGGACGAGTTCCGGCCGCCGCCGTGTAGGCTCGTGGCGTATAATGCGTCGATGGGGGAGTGGAGACGGGCGGTGGGTGCGGTGCCGGTGTTCGCGAGGGTGACGGTAGTGAAGGGGAGGGTGGTGGTGATCGGGGGGTGGGATCCGGAGACGCTGAAGCCGGTGGGGGAAGTGAGAGTGGTGGATCCGGTGACCGGAGGGTGGAGGCCGGGGAAGGCGATGAGGGAGGCGAGATCGTTCTTTGGATGTGGAGTGGCAGGGGGTAGGGTTTACGTCGCTGGAGGGCATGATTCGCAGAAGAACGCGTTGAAAACAGCGGAGGCGTATGATGTGGAGGACGATGAGTGGGTGGAGTTGCCGGAGATGGGGGAGGAGAGGGATGAGTGTCAAGGGTTGGGAGTAGGGGGGAGGTTCTGGGCGGTGAGTGGGTACGGGACGGAGGGGCAGGGGAGGTTCGATCCGGCGGCGGAGTGCTACGATCCAGCAACGGGAAGATGGACGAAAATCGAAGGAGTCTGCGAGGAGATCGGCGGTGGAGATGGGCCCGGCAGTGGGATCTACGCGGCGGCGGGGGAGAGGGTGAGGTATGTGGATGGGAGAGGGGTGAGGGAGTATGGGAGAGGGTGGAGAGAGGTGGGAAAGGGGCCGGAGGGGATGAGGGCGGTGGCGGTGGCAGTGGAGATCGGAGAAGAGACGGTGTTTGTCACGGGGGTGGCGGAGGGGGGTGGAATGGTGGGTTGGGTTTTGGAGGATGGGAAGTGGATGCGGGTTTCCAACCCGATTGGGTTTTCTGGATCCGTTTACTCGGCGGCGGTTATTCGGGTGTGA